From the genome of Natronolimnobius baerhuensis:
AAGCGCTCGAGCAGTTTCTCGTAGTCGACCTCGCCGGAGACGGCGTAAGGGGTGACGATGAAGTCGTCGTCGCTCGAGTCGGCTCCGTGCGCTGGATCGGTGTGTTGGTTCGAATTCGATTCGTCGTCGTGGGTTGGGTTCTCAGACATTCGTCTTGAGTAGATGCGACTGCAGTGGCTGGCAGACAAGACAGCAGAAAACGAACGGAGGGAGCAGCCGTCGCCACGGGTGACGGGTTAGGCCGCGTCGCCCGCCGCAACGATACTATCCGCTCTCGAGGATGGGAGCCAGCGCCACTGCCACTCGAGAGCGGCCGTCATCACATTACGCTTCGAATCCGGAGCCATTGAATCTTCCGTCGAGTTTGACGCCGGTGAGATACTCAAAGCGCCTGCCTAGTCGAGTAGCTTGTTGAGATTGCGGGCCATCACAGAGAGCCCAACGAAGAGAACGAGTGCGCACAGTTTGTAACCGGACGCACCGGTCCGTCCAGCCGATCCGGGTGGATTCGCGCTCGAGACATAGTCAAGATCAACACTCGAGGCGCTTCCACTTGCCTTCGTTGTCAACAGACATCGGAGGGGTGCTCGAGCACGAAATTGTCTTGAACACCTCTCTCACTCGGATATCTTCGACGTATTCGCAGAAGGGTAATCACCAAGGACGAAATTTATAAACGACATGACTCAGTGTAAAATACATGAAGCGACGTTCGCTCCTTTCAGTGGGTGGTCTCGGGCTGGCATCGGTTTCTGGCTTTGGGCTTTCGGTACAATCCAGAACTGCGGTACGAACGCCGGAAATCTCGGTTGAAGCGGATTCAGTTGCTGACGAGCGTGATGTCTCAATTGCAGTTTCGCTTGAGCAAGGCTTCTCAGACGACAATCCCGCACAAATCACTATTGCATTGACGAATACCGCTGCTGTCGAGCAACGGTTCCAATTTGGACTCACGCCGCCGTTCTCTGCCTATTCTCCCACGGAGTCAAGTTCGATCTATCTTGTTCCCAACGACACGAGTAGTTGGCTTCCAGTAATTGACGATGACGACCGTGTCCCAGCAGAAGAGACTGATCGCAGTGGAACAGAACTTATTCCCGATGAACCAATACATGGATGCTGGCGTCTTCCTCGTTCGGTTGGGTACCATCTGAGTGGTGTCGTTCTCTCGATGGACCCAGACGAAACGGTACAAGAGACGTACTCTATTTTCGGTTCTTCAACCAGTCGCCAGTGTTTGCCATCTGATGACTATCGCTTTATTGAAGAAAACTATCTTGGGCTTGATTGGGAGTGGGGAATCACGGTCTCCATTGCATGACTATGTTGGTGGGACGGTCGATAGTCATGCACATCTTCGCTGCATGGATCGCCTCCAAACGCCCACTCTCGTGTACAGAGTTACAACTGACTAAAACACTTGAACTTAGTCTCGAGAGGGATCTGGCTCCGGATTCGTGACGAACTCGAGCAGTTCGTCAACGTCTGTTATAGCCCGCCTTGAGTGCGCACAGCTTGCGACGGGACGCACCGGTTCATCCGGCCGATTCGGCTTGAGCCACGGTCACGACCAACACTCGAGGCGCTTCCACTCGTCGTCGGGAACGTCGATTGGGTTGCTCTCGAGCGTAGCACGGTCCTCGGGCCACTGTGTCGTCCGGTAGACGGCCTCGTCCGTGAACAGATAGGCGGCGATCCAGTCACCGTGGAACTCCGCTTGAGAGGCGTCGTTTTCGACGGAGAGGATGTGACCGTCGTGCTTGAGCAGGAAGTCGTCGCTGAAGTCGCCTGCGTTCAGCAGTCGTTCCAGCGAGTCAGCGTCGGTGACGGTTCGTGACTCGCCGGTTTCGACGACGGCGTTGATCGTTTCGACGAGTTGTGCAGCGTCCGAAAGTTGGTCGTCCGAGGTCGAGACGCGCTCGACGTCGGTGTCGTTCTCGTCAACTCCCTCGACGGAACTGCCGCCGCTCTCGTCAACCACACCGGGATCTCCCTCGTTTGGCGGCCGAATCAGCATTTTCCCGTCCCAGCTAGCCCCGGAAAAGCTCACGCTGGCGTCGATTCGTGCAACGGTTGTTTCGACGGCGGTCCGTGTCTCCTCAACGAAGCCACTCCGTCTAGCGTTCTCCGCCGCGGTCGTCGGGATGTAGTCCGCTTCGAACGCTTCGACGAACGGCTCGAGGGCGCTGCTCGAGAGAGTCGTCGGTGGCTCGACATCCGTTTCGGGACAGTCGCTGGCCGGCGCATCGGCGGGTGGGTCGTCCGGGAGTTCGTCACTGCCGTCGAACGCGCTCGAACAGCCTGCGAGTCCGATAGCCCCACCGACCCCGATGGCAGCCAGAATCCGCCGTCGCTCCATACCGTGACCGTGTCGGGTTCGCCGTAAATGTTTTCAGGTGATTGAAGAGATAACGCCATCGGACGACTCGAGAGCGGCCGTCATCGAGTTGATATCAGTTCGGGCCAATAAAGAGTGTTTTGCCCTGCCCAAACGCTGCTACGTCCCGTCCGTCCGCTCGTCGAGAAACGCTCGCGTGAGCGCGCCGACCTCGGCGCGAAACTCGCTCATCTCGAGAGTGTGCTCGCCGTGGGACAGCCGTCCGTGAGCCTCCCGAAGGATGTCCTCGAGAACGCGCTCGTAGTGCGTCTCGAACGTCACGGCTCGACCGTCGTCCTCGAGTTGCGTCGCGAGTCGCTCGAGTCGGTCCCGGGTCGCATACTGCGCCGCCAGTTTCTCGGCGGTCACATCGACCGGAGTCGGCGCGTCAGCGTCCCCAGCATCGGGATGGAGGAGTTTCGCACGCCGGCCTTGTTTATCTCTGATCACGACGCCTTCGGCTGGTCCATCGTACCACGCCGACTGTGGAATCGTGTACGACTCAGGGTCGAAATCGCGTGCGCGCCGTTCCCGTTCGAAGACGGTCACCGACTCGAGTCCGATCCCATCGAAGATCGCATGAACTGCGTCCGGCGGGCGGAATGTTTCCGTGTCGGCCGACCAGACGTCGAACCCGAGAAACGACGGGATACGATCCCAGTCGTAGGCGACCGTCTGATAGCTGGTCGCCTCGCCAAAGAAGACGACATCTTCGACGTCGTCGACTGCGTTCCGGAGCGCCTCGCGGTCGAGGTGGTCCCGGACGTATCGAACGGCGTGCTGGGCAGAATCGGGCACGTCGTCGGCATCGTCGTAGACACCGTTTCGGTCGCCGAATCGGATGAGCCCCGACTGCTGGAGTTGGAATCGGAGGTGTACGCCATCGATCTTCTCGAGCAGCCACAGGTGTCCGACATCAACGAGACCGTCCGGAGCAGCCTCGACCGACGGAACGGTCGGATACTCCTTCATCGTCAGTCTCGAGAGGGATCGGGCTCCGGACTCGTAACGAACTCGAGCAGTTCGTCGGCGTCGGTCTCGAGGCCCTGTCGCGAGAAGAAACTCGCGACGTTCTCACAATCGCGTTCTAAGAAGTTGCGGCTGTTGGGGTGGTGAACGGTGACGGCCTGGCCGACGTCGATGATGACGAGTTGGCCCTCGTCGAAGACGACGTTGTACTCGCTCAGGTCGCCGTGGATGATGCCTGCGGAGTAGAGTCGGCGCATGTACTCGCGCATGACCTCGTAGGCGGTTTCGGGGTTCTCGATGGTGACCTCGCCGAGGCGCTTTGCGCGGCCCTCCTCGTTGCCGATGTACTCCATGACGAGGACGTTGCGCTCGGTGGCGAGTGGCTCCGGGACGCGGACGCCAGCCTTTTCGGCGCGCCGCAGGTTCGCCAGTTCCTTTTTCGTCCAGGCGAGCACGACATCTTTTTTCTTGCCGCCTAAGCCCTCGAATCGCGGGTCGCCCTCGAGGTAGTCGCGCATCTGGCGGAAGTTCGAGGCGTTGATCCGGTAGATCTTGACCGCGACGTCGCGGTCGTCACCCAGCGCGTGATAGACGTTTGCCTCCTTGCCCGTCGAAAGCGGGCCGCCGAAGGCCTCGACGTAGCCGTCCTGGACGAGCTTATACAGCGCCGCCAGCGTCGCGTCGTCGAACACCGACTGCTCGACTTTGAACTGATCGGCATCTTTGATCCGCTCCTCGAACTGTTCGAACTTGCGGTCGCGCTTGCGGGCGATCCTGTCCGCCTCGGTCTCTGAAACGTCTATCTCTTCCCATTCGTCGCCCGGCGTGTCGACCTCCTCGAGATCGACCAGTCCGAATTCTCCCTCTCCCATCTCCCTCTACGTACGGGACGGGTGCGGGTAAAGACTGGGTATTCCTTGGTAACCAAACGCGAAACGGTAGGTGCGACCGCTGCAGTCGCCACCTCCAGCCTTTTCTCGCCCAATTCCGTAACACGGGTATGGACCACCTCGAGTATCTCGGAGCC
Proteins encoded in this window:
- a CDS encoding RNA ligase family protein, producing the protein MKEYPTVPSVEAAPDGLVDVGHLWLLEKIDGVHLRFQLQQSGLIRFGDRNGVYDDADDVPDSAQHAVRYVRDHLDREALRNAVDDVEDVVFFGEATSYQTVAYDWDRIPSFLGFDVWSADTETFRPPDAVHAIFDGIGLESVTVFERERRARDFDPESYTIPQSAWYDGPAEGVVIRDKQGRRAKLLHPDAGDADAPTPVDVTAEKLAAQYATRDRLERLATQLEDDGRAVTFETHYERVLEDILREAHGRLSHGEHTLEMSEFRAEVGALTRAFLDERTDGT
- the rio1 gene encoding serine/threonine-protein kinase Rio1; the protein is MGEGEFGLVDLEEVDTPGDEWEEIDVSETEADRIARKRDRKFEQFEERIKDADQFKVEQSVFDDATLAALYKLVQDGYVEAFGGPLSTGKEANVYHALGDDRDVAVKIYRINASNFRQMRDYLEGDPRFEGLGGKKKDVVLAWTKKELANLRRAEKAGVRVPEPLATERNVLVMEYIGNEEGRAKRLGEVTIENPETAYEVMREYMRRLYSAGIIHGDLSEYNVVFDEGQLVIIDVGQAVTVHHPNSRNFLERDCENVASFFSRQGLETDADELLEFVTSPEPDPSRD